A window of Chloracidobacterium sp. N contains these coding sequences:
- a CDS encoding radical SAM/SPASM domain-containing protein yields MHQPDLKTDVFSPLKLFTHMDVMYDWWQGKNVYPITMELSPSTICNHFCTWCMHGGYFGSHKGDDKSKKANPDASIMPLSFYRTLLDELVTLGTKSMIFSGSGEPFVNPNLMEFVEYTAHKGVDSAIITHGGLLTPEKARVVARHCTWIRISLNAGTPETREKIHKVNDFEKVLGNLANLAEEKRRQGSKVQIGAQISVEPTNLAEVEEATRRVRETGIDYFQIKPVILHPKSSSEFYDRDFYLDALYRARAAKQMYETETFRVFVKEDQFAGVLAPDLERSAYRKCYATFFPVIEANKKVYYCSQTRGQEEFCLGDLSTQSFREIWESERRQQVIASINVDECQPICRCHPINKTLWTLRHPNNNPNFV; encoded by the coding sequence ATGCACCAGCCCGATCTCAAAACGGATGTGTTTTCCCCGCTCAAGCTCTTCACGCACATGGATGTGATGTACGACTGGTGGCAGGGCAAGAACGTCTATCCGATTACGATGGAACTCAGCCCTTCAACCATCTGCAACCACTTCTGTACGTGGTGCATGCACGGGGGGTACTTTGGCTCGCACAAGGGCGATGACAAGTCCAAAAAGGCGAACCCGGATGCGAGCATCATGCCGCTGTCCTTCTACCGGACGCTGCTCGACGAGCTGGTCACGCTGGGCACGAAAAGCATGATTTTTTCGGGCAGCGGCGAGCCGTTCGTCAATCCGAACCTCATGGAGTTTGTCGAATACACGGCTCACAAGGGTGTGGATTCGGCCATCATCACGCATGGCGGTCTGCTGACGCCCGAAAAGGCCCGGGTTGTGGCCCGGCACTGCACCTGGATTCGCATTTCACTCAACGCCGGCACGCCCGAAACCCGTGAGAAGATTCACAAGGTCAATGATTTCGAGAAGGTGCTGGGCAATCTGGCGAATCTGGCCGAAGAAAAACGCCGCCAGGGATCGAAGGTTCAGATTGGCGCGCAAATTTCCGTCGAACCGACCAACCTTGCCGAAGTTGAGGAAGCCACGCGGCGCGTCCGGGAAACCGGCATTGACTACTTCCAGATCAAGCCGGTCATTTTGCATCCCAAGTCCTCGAGCGAGTTTTACGACCGCGATTTTTATCTCGACGCCCTGTATCGCGCCCGCGCTGCCAAACAGATGTACGAAACGGAGACGTTCCGCGTCTTCGTCAAGGAAGACCAGTTTGCAGGCGTTCTTGCGCCCGACCTCGAACGCAGCGCCTACCGGAAGTGCTATGCCACGTTTTTTCCGGTCATCGAGGCCAACAAGAAGGTCTATTACTGCTCCCAGACCCGTGGGCAGGAGGAATTCTGCCTGGGCGATCTCAGCACCCAGAGTTTCCGGGAAATCTGGGAAAGTGAGCGCCGCCAGCAGGTCATTGCGTCCATCAACGTGGATGAATGCCAGCCGATTTGCCGGTGTCATCCCATCAACAAGACGCTCTGGACGCTGCGCCATCCGAACAACAACCCGAATTTCGTCTGA